Below is a genomic region from Cloeon dipterum chromosome 2, ieCloDipt1.1, whole genome shotgun sequence.
CAAGGAACATTTGCCCTAAGAATAATTTactatattttgcaaattgtgaaaaagccattaaaataatagcagATGGTATACATTTTTAGAGAGCATCGCAACCCACGTCATGTAGGAAGCAAAACTACTTTTAAACGTTTCATTCGAATTCCCTTCCAATATTACACTTTACACGTTTGCGATTTCAGAACACATTATGTCGATGCTTTGTTAGAAACTGatgttttatattattgtttagttatttatttttacaaactctTTTTACAAGTCAATGAATTgttagaataattattatagtcCGAGTTGCCCCAAAATCTGATACCCTTTTGACAAAATCAAACCCAGCACGGATTTCACACAAAATATTGTATCGTTTCAtttgtttgataatttaaacaattttgatcaaaattttgtaaataacgcgaactttttttataaaaaatcatgtGGAAGGTCAACGCTGACTTCAATTGctcttaaataatattttgcctcATTAGGCACATTACGGCAGCACTTGACCCGTTTTTCATCTAAAGCGATCAACGTGCAGACGCACGATAGGGCGCGTCCAACCaggaatcaataatttatttccgacTGAAGTCATTGACTCAAGATTTTATGCCTAGACGTCGCAGAGAGTGGAGCAGAAACAGAATGTTTCGAAGATAGAAAGGGAAATGCAGACGCTGCGATCAACTCTGAAAATAGCTCGAGCAACAAATCACGTGTTCAGGTGGCAAACAAAAGAGCAAATATAATGAGCTCACTGTTTAGCATTTTGACCAGAATGAGGGGTACTTGCGTCACGCGTTAGCATATTTTCCGAACTTGAAACGTTCACTGAAAAGCGGAAAATTCACCAGTTATTAGATTAGGTTCATGGCTTTGGATTACACGTTTCCAAAAAAGCTAATTATTTACAGCTGATGAAGTGGAAGTTGGTTGGCGATAAATTACCGTGACGCAATGTCGGTCAGTGCTAAAATTCATGTGTGTCACAAATACGCGTGGGTGGGGAACAGAGAGGAGTTGGTGCAAGCAGAGCCATCAGGCCGGAACATTTCCGACGCGTCCACAGGCACGGCGACTGATGGACCACGAATGTTGGCAGGTTGgcaaatttatctctttaaaACTCGAGTGCTTATGTGcggcttatttttaaattctataaCACAGTGGGGTTGTTTGTTGCGCACAAGTCAGTAGATTGATGGCTTCACTAGcttaaaatccaaataatgtttgacgtgaaattaattttgctgaacTTGagtgtttaataattaaatcagacaTTAAtacgaataatttttgctgataCTGTTTATGGGATATAGATTTATGTGCTCTAGATATTactgctttttgtttgaatggcCGGAATTGAGTGTTAAGTCATTTTTCCactaaatgatttttgtaattctatTCAACAGACGTTTTTCTAAACGGAAAGACCGTACGAATTtaagatggaaaaaattaccaattaattttttatcaaacaatttAACTGCGGTATGGTTCATAACTTTAATCGGCTgcatttttatctatttaaattCCCCCAAAAACAAAGTTTACTGTACAGAATTTGGCACTAATTGTGAATTGGTACTGTTTGCCTTTTCACTTTTCTGTAATAGCATACAAATGATTCAgtgaaattgagtttttaacgggacttaaattgaaattctagGCTGTAAAAAAGCAAAGGTGATGCGCGGGTCGAGCGGACGTTTTCTGTGTCCGCGCAACCCGCGCAACCGAGAGCTGGTGGACGCGGAGCTGCCGAGTTGCGACGCCGTGCGCAACGCTCGCTCGTTCTTCGAGTCGCGTACGCGGACAGACGAGTCCCCCGCCAAGGATGACGACCCCTGTACTCGGACCGAATCATCGTCTGAAAGCGACAGCGAGAGTTCCGGCTCGTGCGACGTGTCAGAGGGCACGCGGACAGTGTCGCGGCAGGCGATGCAGCGACTGCGCGCGCTCGGTCGCAGCGTCACCTACTTCGGCGGCCGCGTGGTGGCCGACAACCGGCCGGGCGGCGGCCACGAGCGCTCCTCGGCGCAGCGCCTGCTGCAGGAGATCCTGCAGGCGCCGCGGCAGTACGCCCTGCCAGGGCCGGCGACGCGGGCCACGCTGGTTAAGAGCAACAGCTGCGGCAGCCGGCTTGAACTGCTTGTCATCAGTGATAAATGACTTTGTGGTGTCTGCTGTCTGCTTCATTCATGCATAGATCAATGATCAATTACTCAGTCAGCCCAGTTGTTGCTACCGTCCTTTGTGCAcaaagtgctgctgctgggcacAAGGGGTTGTTCGATTCAGGGACCACAAGATTATTTAATGACAATTTGatatcaaataaaagaaatattagTGTTAAATGCTTAAAGACCGTcattgacgaagtttctgagcacaccaatcgattctttagAGTCgtattaggtaaagtggatatttttccgaccaaaaagacgagcgcgtagcacaagtagagctttattttaccgccaaaacaatatgaatgcgagaagtgcgcatgcgtcagagctggctggatctgacaaagaagtcattcgtacaggcggtctctctgcaagtgctcaaaccagctctgacgcatgcgtacttctcgcattcatctTGTTCTGGCGGTAAAAAAGTTGTACTTTTGCtccgcacgtcgcgctgcactttttggtcgcaaaaaaatatccacttcgaccctcaagaatcgattcatgtgctcagaaacttcatcacagacggtctttaagaatTCAAGATTTATTCGTCTGCTAAATTAAAGCTGAAAGATAGTGGCTGCGAAATTACCACAATGGTTACCATGTAAATCAAACGGTAGGTCGTTTAGTCGTTTGCTGGCACAGACGTTGTGAGAAAGTAGctcaataaaagttttattccATCATATTGAGTACTATACAtaaaaatcctaaatattGTCcttagaggaaaattttaataaattttagactGCTGAACAAGGGGAAAATGAACAATGGttaagtgtttttttatcaggAATTGACGTATTCAACTGAATAACTGGAGAGAAAATATCTCTTGAACcattaatttgcaacaatttttctgtttgcaaTACCATagtaaaatgaatataaacgCACCTGGCGTAAACACTTTAATCATTGCAGTTCAGGTTTTGCACAGTTTCGAAACTATAACCATTCTCCTTGCACAACACCACCTTGAGTGTAATTTTTCGCAACACTCACTGCAGACATTTTCAATCATCATTTGGTTCATagtgaaattcaacttttaaacttttcatgAAACCgcattaaatgttaaattttccaggGTTGTTAGGCTTGAAGTTTATTTTACCAATACCAAGCAGGACATTATTATATGTGCCTCGAACCTAAACAAGTTCATTATCTGggtgggaaataaattttaaattcaattttctagTTGGATTCCTCTGACTTCTTGCTCATATTAATCATTGTCAAGAagttgatattattattattcaggCACAGACCAAAACATTAATCGATATTCTAAGtcaaggagaaaaaaataagata
It encodes:
- the LOC135935699 gene encoding uncharacterized protein LOC135935699, which produces MSVSAKIHVCHKYAWVGNREELVQAEPSGRNISDASTGTATDGPRMLAGCKKAKVMRGSSGRFLCPRNPRNRELVDAELPSCDAVRNARSFFESRTRTDESPAKDDDPCTRTESSSESDSESSGSCDVSEGTRTVSRQAMQRLRALGRSVTYFGGRVVADNRPGGGHERSSAQRLLQEILQAPRQYALPGPATRATLVKSNSCGSRLELLVISDK